A genomic region of Pseudomonas sp. MPC6 contains the following coding sequences:
- a CDS encoding glycoside hydrolase family 15 protein, giving the protein MADHPLERQSAIDAHGIIGDMRSAALVNDQGSVDFFCWPEFDSPSIFCSLLDTPEAGIFQLAPDLPDARREQIYLPDTNVLQTRWLSEHAVVEVTDLLPIGDSEDDLPVLMRRVRVVSGRVTFHMRCAVRHDYARAQTRARLDEQHVIFEASDQPSLRLTSDQPLRIDGNAAVAEFTLEQDQHAEFLLGGIDDPRFKEGGATLCLERTLKFWRDWSGQSNYRGRWREMVNRSALALKLLTSRKHGAIVAAATFGLPETPGGERNWDYRYTWIRDASFTVYAFMRLGYVQEANDYMRWLRGRVSDCHGKPMKINILYGIDGRQELPETELSHLSGHGGAVPVRIGNQAYDQIQLDIFGELMDAVYLVNKYGDAISHEGWKHAVEVVDQVCETWEQKDVGIWEMRGEQHHFLHSRLMCWVALDRAIRLASKRSLPAPFARWDQTRQAIYADIWENFWNEERGHFVQHIGGTALDGSMLLMPLVRFVSAKDPRWLSTLQAIEKTLVRDGMVYRYRNEDSGIDGLAGTEGAFAACSFWYVECLARAGQVEKAHLEFEQLLRFANPLGLYAEEFDSHARHLGNTPQALTHLALISAACFLDRKLSGEKNYWQP; this is encoded by the coding sequence ATGGCTGATCATCCTCTTGAACGACAAAGCGCCATCGACGCCCACGGCATCATCGGCGACATGCGCAGCGCGGCGCTGGTCAACGACCAGGGCAGCGTGGACTTTTTCTGCTGGCCGGAATTCGATAGTCCGTCGATCTTCTGCTCGCTGCTGGACACGCCCGAGGCGGGTATTTTCCAACTGGCGCCAGACCTGCCCGACGCCCGCCGCGAGCAGATTTACCTGCCGGACACCAACGTGCTGCAAACCCGCTGGCTCAGCGAGCACGCGGTGGTCGAGGTCACCGACCTGCTGCCCATCGGCGACAGCGAGGATGATCTGCCGGTGTTGATGCGGCGGGTGCGGGTGGTCAGTGGCCGGGTCACCTTTCATATGCGTTGCGCCGTGCGGCACGATTACGCCCGCGCCCAGACCCGTGCGCGCCTGGATGAACAACACGTGATCTTCGAGGCCAGCGATCAGCCATCCCTGCGCCTGACTTCGGATCAGCCGTTGCGCATTGATGGCAACGCGGCGGTTGCCGAATTCACCCTGGAACAGGACCAGCATGCCGAGTTCCTGCTCGGCGGCATCGACGATCCGCGTTTCAAGGAAGGAGGCGCCACCCTGTGCCTGGAGCGCACCCTGAAGTTCTGGCGCGACTGGTCCGGCCAATCCAATTACCGGGGGCGCTGGCGGGAAATGGTCAATCGCTCGGCCCTGGCCCTGAAGCTGCTGACCTCGCGCAAACACGGGGCAATCGTCGCTGCCGCCACCTTCGGTCTGCCGGAAACGCCTGGCGGCGAGCGCAACTGGGACTATCGCTACACCTGGATCCGCGATGCGTCATTTACCGTCTACGCCTTCATGCGCCTGGGATACGTCCAGGAAGCCAACGACTACATGCGCTGGTTGCGCGGGCGAGTCAGCGATTGCCACGGCAAGCCGATGAAAATCAACATCCTCTACGGCATCGACGGTCGCCAGGAGTTGCCGGAAACCGAACTGTCGCACCTGTCCGGCCATGGCGGCGCGGTGCCAGTGCGTATTGGCAATCAAGCTTATGATCAGATCCAGCTCGACATCTTCGGCGAACTGATGGACGCGGTGTACCTGGTCAATAAATACGGCGACGCCATCTCCCATGAGGGCTGGAAACACGCCGTGGAAGTGGTTGATCAAGTCTGCGAAACCTGGGAGCAAAAAGATGTGGGCATCTGGGAAATGCGCGGTGAGCAACATCACTTCCTGCACTCGCGGCTGATGTGCTGGGTAGCCCTGGACCGCGCCATCCGTCTCGCCTCCAAACGCTCGTTGCCCGCCCCGTTCGCTCGCTGGGACCAGACCCGCCAGGCGATCTACGCCGACATCTGGGAAAATTTCTGGAACGAGGAACGTGGGCACTTCGTCCAGCACATCGGCGGCACCGCCCTCGACGGTTCGATGCTGTTGATGCCGCTGGTGCGCTTCGTCAGCGCCAAGGATCCGCGCTGGCTGTCGACCCTGCAAGCCATTGAAAAAACCCTGGTACGCGACGGCATGGTCTACCGCTACCGCAACGAAGACAGCGGGATCGACGGCCTCGCCGGCACCGAAGGCGCGTTTGCCGCCTGCTCGTTCTGGTACGTCGAATGCCTGGCCCGGGCGGGTCAGGTGGAGAAGGCCCATCTGGAATTTGAACAACTGCTGAGGTTTGCCAATCCGCTGGGGTTGTATGCCGAAGAATTCGACAGCCATGCCCGGCACCTGGGCAAC
- a CDS encoding alpha/beta fold hydrolase: MTQLTLLCLPYSGASAMVYSRWRRKLPQWLKLQPVELPGRGARFGEPLHTDMRRLALQLAHEQKTTLKAPYAVFGHSLGALLACEMAHALRLLGLPEPVALFASGTAAPTMRADYDRGFAEPKTDAELIEQLRTLNGTSEEVLANEELMNLTLPVLRADFLLCGRFEPVQRPLLKCPVHVLGGTTDRATTEQLIGWRKETRGSFSVDMLAGGHFFIHEHEAKVLRVIKDQLEVHHRRHAMAASA, encoded by the coding sequence GTGACCCAGCTGACATTGCTGTGCCTGCCCTATTCAGGCGCGAGCGCCATGGTCTATAGCCGCTGGCGGCGCAAGTTGCCGCAGTGGCTCAAGCTTCAGCCCGTCGAGCTGCCGGGCCGTGGCGCGCGGTTTGGCGAACCCTTGCACACCGACATGCGGCGCCTGGCGCTGCAACTGGCCCATGAACAGAAAACCACGCTCAAGGCACCCTATGCGGTGTTCGGCCATAGCCTGGGCGCATTGCTCGCTTGTGAAATGGCCCATGCCTTGCGCTTGCTGGGCTTGCCGGAGCCGGTGGCATTGTTCGCTTCAGGCACCGCTGCGCCGACGATGCGGGCCGACTACGATCGGGGTTTCGCAGAACCAAAGACCGATGCCGAGCTGATCGAGCAATTGCGCACGCTCAACGGCACCAGCGAAGAAGTCCTGGCCAATGAAGAGCTGATGAACTTGACGCTGCCAGTGCTGCGCGCCGATTTCCTGTTGTGCGGGCGTTTCGAACCGGTGCAGCGGCCGTTGCTCAAGTGCCCGGTGCACGTGCTCGGCGGCACGACTGACCGCGCCACCACCGAGCAATTGATCGGCTGGCGCAAGGAAACCCGCGGCAGTTTTTCCGTGGACATGCTGGCCGGCGGGCACTTTTTCATCCATGAGCACGAGGCCAAGGTGTTGCGGGTGATCAAGGATCAGCTGGAAGTTCATCATCGGCGGCACGCCATGGCCGCCAGCGCCTGA
- a CDS encoding SDR family oxidoreductase, which translates to MQLSLDQQVALVTGASSGIGAAAAKALAAAGAAVVINYHSQAEPAEALARQINDEGGRAIAIGADVSKEDDVERLFAQTLDAFGYLDILVANSGMQKDAATVDMTLADWNQVIGVNLTGQFLCARAALRIFNRQGVREGVSRAAGKIIHMSSVHQRIPWAGHVNYAASKGGVDMLMQTLAQEVSHQRIRVNGIAPGAIRTAINRCETEGAAERELLKLIPYGRVGEVEDIASAVVFLACDASDYIVGTTLFIDGGMSLYPEFRGNG; encoded by the coding sequence ATGCAGCTTTCCCTCGACCAACAAGTCGCCCTGGTCACCGGCGCCAGTTCCGGCATCGGCGCCGCGGCTGCCAAGGCCTTGGCCGCTGCCGGTGCCGCAGTGGTGATCAACTACCATTCCCAGGCTGAACCCGCCGAAGCACTGGCCCGGCAGATCAATGATGAAGGTGGCCGCGCCATCGCCATCGGTGCCGACGTTTCCAAAGAGGACGACGTCGAACGACTGTTTGCGCAAACCCTTGACGCCTTCGGTTATCTGGACATTCTGGTGGCCAATTCCGGTATGCAGAAAGACGCCGCCACCGTCGACATGACCCTCGCCGACTGGAACCAGGTGATCGGTGTCAACCTCACCGGGCAGTTCCTCTGCGCCCGTGCCGCCCTGCGTATTTTCAACCGGCAAGGTGTTCGCGAAGGCGTGTCCCGGGCCGCCGGCAAGATCATCCACATGAGCTCGGTGCACCAGCGCATCCCCTGGGCCGGTCACGTCAACTACGCCGCGTCCAAAGGTGGCGTCGACATGCTGATGCAGACCCTGGCCCAGGAAGTCAGCCACCAGCGAATCCGCGTCAACGGCATCGCGCCGGGGGCGATTCGCACCGCGATCAACCGTTGCGAAACTGAAGGCGCCGCCGAGCGGGAACTGCTCAAGCTCATCCCTTACGGCCGGGTCGGCGAGGTCGAAGATATCGCCAGTGCGGTGGTCTTCCTCGCCTGCGATGCCTCCGACTACATCGTCGGCACCACCTTGTTCATCGACGGCGGCATGAGCCTCTATCCGGAGTTTCGCGGCAATGGCTGA
- a CDS encoding MFS transporter: protein MANPYRELFKAPGARAFVLAGMIARMPISMTGIGLITMLSQLQGGYGLAGAVAATFALATAFCAPQVSRLVDRFGQRRILPVSALVGGGALLLVLLCTRLQAPNWTLFLFAALAGCMPSMSAMVRARWTELYRGQPQLQTAYALESVLDEVCFIVGPPLSVGLCVVAFPEAGPLAALLMLALGVTALVLQRATEPPVHPHEEHHQASIIRSSEIQWLVLLMIAMGTIVGVIDVVSVAFAQQQGQPAAASIVLSVYAVGSCMAGLAFGALRLKVPLPRLFLYGGVATAVTTLPLLLAANILGLSLAVFVAGLFFAPTLIVAMALVERIVPPAKLTEGLTWLVTGLSIGVAIGAASSGWLVDAFGARSGFWVAIGAGAVVLGSAVQSHRYLK from the coding sequence ATGGCAAACCCCTACCGCGAGCTATTCAAAGCCCCTGGCGCCCGGGCTTTTGTACTGGCCGGGATGATCGCGCGCATGCCGATTTCCATGACCGGCATCGGCCTGATCACCATGCTCTCGCAACTGCAGGGCGGGTACGGATTGGCGGGTGCGGTGGCCGCGACGTTTGCCCTGGCGACGGCATTTTGCGCACCGCAGGTTTCACGCCTGGTGGACCGTTTCGGGCAGCGGCGCATTTTGCCGGTCTCGGCGCTGGTCGGTGGCGGGGCGCTGTTGCTGGTGTTGCTCTGTACCCGCCTGCAGGCGCCGAACTGGACCTTGTTCCTGTTCGCCGCGCTGGCCGGTTGCATGCCGAGCATGTCGGCGATGGTGCGGGCCCGCTGGACCGAGTTGTATCGCGGTCAGCCCCAGCTGCAAACCGCCTATGCCCTGGAGTCGGTGCTCGACGAGGTCTGTTTTATCGTCGGGCCGCCGTTGTCGGTAGGGTTGTGCGTGGTGGCGTTTCCCGAAGCCGGACCCTTGGCGGCGTTGCTGATGCTGGCGCTCGGAGTCACCGCGCTTGTCCTGCAACGCGCCACCGAGCCGCCGGTGCATCCCCATGAAGAACACCATCAGGCTTCGATCATTCGTTCCAGCGAGATCCAATGGCTGGTGCTGTTGATGATCGCCATGGGCACCATCGTCGGCGTGATCGATGTGGTCAGCGTCGCCTTCGCCCAGCAGCAGGGGCAACCGGCGGCGGCGAGCATTGTGCTGTCGGTGTATGCCGTCGGTTCGTGCATGGCCGGGCTGGCGTTCGGCGCGTTGCGCTTGAAAGTGCCGTTGCCCCGGTTGTTCCTGTATGGCGGGGTGGCGACGGCGGTGACCACCTTGCCGTTGCTGCTGGCGGCGAACATTCTCGGGTTGTCGCTGGCGGTGTTCGTGGCCGGGCTGTTTTTCGCGCCGACACTGATTGTAGCGATGGCGTTGGTGGAGCGAATCGTACCGCCGGCCAAGCTCACCGAGGGCCTGACCTGGCTGGTGACCGGGTTGAGCATTGGTGTGGCGATCGGCGCGGCCAGTTCGGGGTGGCTGGTGGATGCCTTTGGCGCCCGCAGCGGGTTCTGGGTGGCGATCGGGGCCGGGGCCGTGGTGCTCGGTTCTGCAGTCCAAAGCCATCGTTATTTGAAATAG